One window from the genome of Echinicola vietnamensis DSM 17526 encodes:
- the merTP gene encoding mercuric transport protein MerTP translates to MSNSNQSNTSSKSIGAGLLVAFTASLCCITPVFATLAGIGGIASAFSWMEPFRPYLIGLTVLVLGFAWYQKLRPRTQEEIDCACDENERPSFWQSKKFLGIVTVFAVLMLAFPSYSGIFFPDNSKADKVIVVKEDDILNTELRVKGMTCTGCEHSVNAALNNSEGVLEASSSYKSGIATVKFDQTKVSIDQLADTVEEATGYKVTEKKIIQEKTLNQ, encoded by the coding sequence ATGAGTAATTCAAACCAATCAAATACCTCATCAAAAAGTATTGGGGCTGGATTGTTAGTAGCCTTTACTGCCTCACTTTGTTGTATCACCCCGGTTTTTGCTACGCTGGCAGGAATAGGAGGCATTGCTTCGGCCTTTTCATGGATGGAACCATTTAGACCTTATTTAATAGGCCTTACAGTTTTGGTATTGGGCTTTGCCTGGTATCAGAAATTAAGACCCAGGACTCAGGAGGAAATCGACTGTGCCTGTGATGAGAATGAGCGTCCCTCCTTTTGGCAGTCCAAAAAGTTTCTTGGAATCGTTACCGTCTTTGCGGTATTGATGCTTGCTTTTCCGTCCTATTCCGGCATCTTTTTCCCGGACAACAGCAAAGCCGATAAAGTTATCGTGGTAAAAGAAGATGATATTCTGAATACTGAGCTGAGGGTCAAAGGCATGACCTGCACCGGATGCGAGCATAGCGTAAATGCAGCGCTTAATAATAGTGAAGGTGTTCTCGAAGCTTCTTCGTCCTACAAAAGTGGTATTGCAACGGTAAAGTTTGATCAAACAAAAGTATCCATTGATCAATTGGCTGATACGGTAGAGGAAGCTACAGGCTATAAAGTCACTGAAAAGAAAATCATACAAGAAAAAACTTTAAATCAATAA
- a CDS encoding ArsR/SmtB family transcription factor, with the protein MNNNCIRVLADPVQIKECKKTLNKLEEQLNLATQIFNLSGNAARLKILFLLHKEGEMCPCDLSDILDISVGGISQHLRKLKDGKLVKYKKVGQTVFYSIVEDNIQAIRPVLDSLLNNNNKKESIS; encoded by the coding sequence ATGAACAATAATTGTATCAGAGTATTGGCCGATCCTGTTCAAATCAAGGAGTGCAAGAAAACACTCAACAAACTTGAAGAACAGTTGAATTTGGCCACTCAAATTTTCAACCTTTCAGGAAATGCCGCAAGGCTTAAGATTCTCTTTCTACTTCATAAAGAAGGTGAAATGTGTCCTTGTGATCTAAGCGATATTTTGGATATATCTGTCGGTGGCATTTCCCAACATTTAAGAAAGCTGAAAGATGGAAAGCTCGTTAAATACAAGAAAGTAGGACAAACCGTGTTCTACTCTATTGTGGAAGATAATATCCAAGCAATAAGACCTGTATTAGACAGCCTGCTTAATAATAATAACAAAAAGGAGTCAATATCATGA